In Candidatus Zixiibacteriota bacterium, the following proteins share a genomic window:
- the atpD gene encoding F0F1 ATP synthase subunit beta, with translation MAENIGKVVQIIGPTVDCVFDSDKLPNILNALKIDDEEKGIHLTVEVAIHIGDNIVRCVALASTDGLVRGMPVVDTGAAISVPVGEKSLGRLFNLLGDTIDTLEKIPADNLRHPIHRPNPEFTEQVTTPEMFETGIKVVDLLEPYSKGGKVGLFGGAGVGKTVLIQELIRNIATEHGGYSVFSGVGERTREGNDLWLEMKESGVLAKTALMFGQMNEPPGARLRVALSGLTMAEYFRDEEHQDVLLFIDNIFRFVQAGSEVSALLGRMPSAVGYQPTLATEMGALQERITSTKSGSITSVQAIYVPADDLTDPAPATSFAHLDATSVLSRQIAELGIYPAVDPLDSTSRILDPMVVGEEHYNIARRVQNILQRYRDLQDIIAILGMDELSEEDRLTVHRARKIQRFFSQPFFVAEAFTGKSGKYVKIEDTIKGFTMITDGELDKVPEQCFYYCGGIDEVFENNEKMKSGN, from the coding sequence ATGGCTGAAAATATCGGAAAAGTCGTTCAGATTATCGGACCTACCGTCGACTGCGTCTTCGATTCCGACAAACTTCCCAATATCCTCAACGCTCTCAAAATTGACGATGAGGAAAAGGGAATACATCTGACCGTTGAGGTAGCCATTCATATCGGCGATAATATCGTTCGCTGTGTCGCGCTTGCCTCGACCGACGGACTCGTTCGCGGCATGCCGGTCGTCGACACCGGAGCGGCGATCTCGGTCCCGGTCGGTGAAAAATCGCTCGGTCGGTTGTTCAACCTGCTCGGTGATACAATCGATACGCTCGAGAAAATACCGGCGGATAATCTGCGCCACCCCATCCACCGTCCCAATCCGGAATTTACCGAACAGGTCACCACACCGGAGATGTTCGAAACCGGAATCAAAGTGGTTGACCTCCTCGAGCCGTATTCCAAAGGCGGAAAAGTCGGGCTCTTCGGCGGCGCCGGTGTCGGCAAGACAGTTTTAATCCAGGAGCTCATCCGAAACATCGCCACCGAGCACGGCGGCTATTCGGTCTTCTCGGGCGTCGGCGAACGGACTCGTGAGGGCAACGATCTCTGGCTGGAAATGAAAGAATCCGGTGTGTTGGCCAAGACGGCTTTGATGTTCGGTCAAATGAATGAACCCCCCGGCGCGCGTCTTCGGGTCGCTCTTTCGGGTTTGACCATGGCCGAATATTTCCGTGATGAAGAACATCAGGACGTGCTTCTCTTCATCGATAACATTTTCCGCTTCGTTCAGGCCGGTTCGGAAGTGTCTGCGCTTCTGGGACGGATGCCGTCCGCGGTCGGATACCAGCCGACTCTGGCAACCGAAATGGGCGCTCTGCAGGAACGCATCACCTCGACCAAATCAGGATCGATTACGTCGGTACAGGCGATCTACGTCCCCGCCGACGACTTGACCGATCCCGCCCCGGCAACCAGTTTCGCTCACCTCGACGCTACTTCGGTATTATCCCGTCAAATCGCCGAGCTGGGAATTTATCCCGCGGTTGACCCGCTTGACTCCACTTCTCGAATTCTCGATCCGATGGTGGTCGGCGAAGAACATTATAACATTGCCCGCCGGGTTCAGAATATTCTTCAGCGTTATCGCGACCTGCAGGATATTATCGCGATTCTCGGCATGGATGAACTTTCCGAAGAAGACCGTTTGACGGTACACCGGGCTCGCAAGATTCAGAGATTTTTCTCACAACCGTTCTTTGTCGCCGAAGCCTTTACCGGCAAATCAGGCAAGTATGTCAAGATCGAAGATACAATCAAAGGCTTTACAATGATTACCGACGGCGAACTCGATAAAGTTCCCGAGCAGTGTTTCTATTATTGCGGCGGTATCGATGAAGTCTTTGAAAATAATGAAAAGATGAAAAGCGGTAACTAA
- the atpC gene encoding ATP synthase F1 subunit epsilon: MYKLSIVTPEKIIYEEEVSSIIAPGTLGYLGIMSNHAPIITSLKPGKLMIKDNKDEVINFALSGGFLENSSNVCTILADSAEFASDIDLERARESLARAKQRIRNAAGEIDVGRARNAYERAKNRLTIAKDK; the protein is encoded by the coding sequence ATGTACAAATTGTCGATAGTTACTCCGGAAAAGATAATCTACGAGGAAGAGGTTAGCTCGATCATTGCTCCCGGCACCCTCGGGTATCTGGGAATAATGAGCAATCACGCCCCGATTATAACGTCGTTGAAACCGGGTAAGCTGATGATCAAGGACAACAAAGACGAAGTGATTAATTTTGCCCTGTCGGGCGGATTTCTGGAAAACTCTTCCAATGTCTGCACTATCTTAGCCGACTCGGCCGAATTTGCCAGCGATATTGATCTGGAGCGGGCCAGAGAATCTCTTGCACGCGCCAAACAGCGCATCCGGAACGCCGCCGGTGAAATTGATGTCGGCCGCGCCAGAAACGCTTATGAACGGGCCAAAAACCGCTTGACTATCGCCAAAGATAAATAA